Proteins found in one Saccharomyces mikatae IFO 1815 strain IFO1815 genome assembly, chromosome: 5 genomic segment:
- the PUP3 gene encoding proteasome core particle subunit beta 3 (similar to Saccharomyces cerevisiae PUP3 (YER094C); ancestral locus Anc_7.383) gives MSDPSSINGGIVVAMTGKDCVAIACDLRLGSQSLGVSNKFEKIFHYGHVFLGITGLATDVTTLNEMFRYKTNLYKLKEERAIEPETFTQLVSSSLYERRFGPYFVGPVVAGINSKSGKPFIAGFDLIGCIDEAKDFIVSGTASDQLFGMCESLYEPNLESEDLFETISQALLNAADRDALSGWGAVVYIIKKDKVVKRYLKMRQD, from the coding sequence ATGTCGGATCCAAGTTCTATTAACGGTGGTATCGTCGTTGCGATGACGGGTAAAGACTGTGTGGCCATAGCCTGTGATTTGCGTCTGGGAAGCCAGTCATTAGGTGTGTCGAacaagtttgaaaaaatttttcactacGGACATGTGTTCTTAGGGATTACCGGTCTGGCTACCGACGTAACTACTCTAAATGAGATGTTCCGCTACAAGACAAACCTATATAAGTTAAAGGAAGAAAGGGCCATTGAGCCTGAGACGTTTACTCAGTTGGTATCAAGCTCGCTTTATGAAAGAAGATTTGGTCCGTACTTTGTGGGACCAGTTGTGGCAGGTATCAATTCCAAATCCGGGAAGCCCTTTATCGCGGGATTCGATCTGATCGGCTGTATTGACGAGGCCAAGGATTTCATTGTCAGCGGCACTGCATCTGACCAGCTGTTCGGTATGTGCGAGTCCCTGTACGAACCTAACCTAGAATCTGAGGATCTTTTCGAAACCATAAGTCAGGCCCTACTAAATGCTGCCGATCGTGACGCTCTTTCAGGCTGGGGTGCTGTAGTATACATTATCAAGAAGGACAAGGTGGTCAAGAGGTATTTGAAGATGAGGCAAGATTGA
- the RAD51 gene encoding recombinase RAD51 (similar to Saccharomyces cerevisiae RAD51 (YER095W); ancestral locus Anc_7.385) — MSQVQEQHISESQLQYGNGSLMSTVPADLSQSVVDGNSNGGSDDIAATNGSADGGGLQEQAQAQGEAEDEVYDEAALGSFVPIEKLQVNGITMADVKKLRESGLHTAEAVAYAPRKDLLEIKGISEAKADKLLNEAARLVPMGFVTAADFHMRRSELICLTTGSKNLDTLLGGGVETGSITELFGEFRTGKSQLCHTLAVTCQIPLDIGGGEGKCLYIDTEGTFRPVRLVSIAQRFGLDPDDALNNVAYARAYNADHQLRLLDAAAQMMSESRFSLIVVDSVMALYRTDFSGRGELSARQMHLAKFMRALQRLADQFGVAVVVTNQVVAQVDGGMSFNPDPKKPIGGNIMAHSSTTRLGFKKGKGCQRICKVVDSPCLPEAECVFAIYEDGVGDPREEDE; from the coding sequence ATGTCGCAAGTTCAAGAACAACACATATCAGAGTCGCAGCTTCAGTACGGAAACGGCTCGTTGATGTCTACGGTACCAGCAGACCTTTCACAATCCGTTGTTGATGGGAACAGCAACGGTGGCAGCGATGATATCGCTGCCACCAACGGCTCCGCCGATGGTGGCGGATTGCAGGAGCAAGCTCAAGCACAGGGAGAGGCGGAAGATGAAGTGTACGATGAGGCAGCTTTGGGATCGTTCGTACCCATAGAGAAACTGCAAGTGAACGGGATTACTATGGCAGATGTGAAAAAACTAAGGGAGAGCGGGTTGCACACTGCTGAAGCAGTGGCATATGCTCCTAGAAAGGATTTGCTAGAGATCAAGGGTATATCTGAGGCGAAGGCAGACAAGTTGCTGAACGAAGCCGCCAGACTAGTGCCCATGGGGTTTGTCACGGCTGCTGATTTTCACATGAGAAGATCGGAACTGATTTGTTTAACAACTGGTTCTAAGAATTTGGACACTCTTTTGGGTGGTGGTGTTGAAACGGGTTCTATTACTGAGCTTTTTGGTGAATTCAGGACAGGTAAGTCCCAACTATGTCACACTTTGGCCGTGACTTGCCAGATTCCGCTGGATATTGGTGGCGGCGAAGGCAAGTGTCTGTATATCGATACGGAGGGTACTTTCAGACCAGTGAGATTAGTGTCCATAGCCCAGCGGTTTGGATTAGATCCAGATGATGCTTTAAACAACGTTGCGTATGCAAGAGCTTATAACGCCGATCATCAGCTAAGACTTCTGGACGCTGCTGCTCAAATGATGAGTGAATCCAGGTTTTCGTTGATCGTGGTGGATTCTGTCATGGCTCTTTACCGCACAGATTTTTCTGGCCGTGGTGAATTAAGCGCAAGGCAAATGCATTTGGCAAAATTCATGCGTGCGTTACAGAGACTGGCTGATCAATTTGGTGTCGCTGTCGTCGTTACTAACCAAGTTGTCGCCCAAGTTGATGGTGGTATGTCTTTCAATCCAGATCCAAAGAAACCAATCGGTGGTAATATTATGGCTCACTCTTCGACCACGCGATTAGGCTTCAAAAAGGGTAAGGGATGTCAAAGAATATGTAAAGTTGTGGACTCGCCTTGCTTGCCAGAGGCCGAATGTGTGTTTGCAATTTACGAAGATGGTGTCGGTGACCCTAGGGAAGAAGACGAATAG
- the SHC1 gene encoding Shc1p (similar to Saccharomyces cerevisiae SKT5 (YBL061C) and SHC1 (YER096W); ancestral locus Anc_7.386), with protein MSIAICSNTPGAYPEIGVCKEMDKQLESGEFSTNSSLTLNKPDVRQYWCSVSSHISHSSDTNSNGEGEKFYNSNACLSGSSQNDSDGEKFSSAVCEDTMGSNPSLPLVEKYNIFPTNSVLPEQNEFDCDTSSSRDAKSRVSSGIEISSEISSEILNSTSPDRNSEFNDFTEPPPSQNQSVDLSFSQSNDLEFLNDASGSGSSNDINRSSSSISLPKNLSLDFNVCNDLCFTNEAIASESHNVAKFHLGEGNKKSLLPRWKTIEMYGEAVKKTRDIYSTFQYAQYILKIGLDKEKLQELVKEREIGSSSFTVDSLKESLLNHAKTLLKKLSAVGYPDAQYLLGDAYSSGVFGMIKNRRAFLLFSAAAKRLHIESIYRTAICYECGLGVARNAPKAVNFLTFAATKNHPAAMYKLGVYSYHGLMGLPDDILTKMDGYRWLRRATSIANSLICGAPFELANIYMTGFNDLIISDPDYAMTLYKKAAILGHAESTRLLAEARKNGGLVLQESPESTQKYCEPSNEVVASRKLI; from the coding sequence ATGTCCATAGCCATTTGCTCAAATACCCCTGGTGCATACCCTGAAATCGGAGTTTGTAAAGAAATGGATAAGCAGCTAGAATCAGGCGAATTCTCCactaattcttctttgacATTGAATAAACCAGATGTTCGCCAATATTGGTGTTCCGTTTCCTCTCATATTTCACACTCAAGTGACACAAATTCAAATGGAGAAggagaaaaattttataattCAAATGCTTGTCTCTCAGGATCCTCGCAGAACGACAGTGAcggtgaaaaattttcttctgcaGTCTGTGAAGATACGATGGGCAGTAACCCTTCTCTTCCACtagttgaaaaatataacatTTTTCCCACAAATAGTGTTCTTCCTGAACAGAACGAATTTGATTGCGACACTTCTTCCTCACGGGACGCTAAATCACGGGTTTCTTCAGGAATCGAAATCTCCTCCgaaatttcttctgaaATTTTAAATAGCACATCACCAGACAGAAATTCGGAGTTTAACGACTTTACTGAACCACCTCCCTCACAAAATCAATCCGTTGACCTTTCTTTCAGTCAGTCAAATGATTTGGAGTTTTTGAACGACGCAAGTGGTTCGGGCTCTTCAAATGACATCAATAGAAGTTCGAGTTCCATATCACTTCCTAAGAATTTGTCACTGGACTTTAATGTTTGCAACGATCTTTGCTTCACGAACGAGGCCATTGCGTCTGAATCACATAATGTGGCAAAATTTCACCTTGGTGAGGggaacaaaaaaagcttgTTACCAAGATGGAAAACTATCGAAATGTATGGAGAAGCAGTTAAGAAAACTCGTGACATATATTCCACTTTTCAGTATGCACAATACATTTTGAAGATAGGTTTggataaagaaaaactcCAAGAACTCGTCAAGGAACGGGAGATTGGAAGCAGTAGCTTTACTGTTGACTCTTTAAAAGAATCATTGTTGAACCACGCGAAGACCCTTCTAAAGAAACTAAGTGCTGTTGGGTATCCAGATGCGCAGTATCTTTTAGGTGATGCATACTCCTCTGGTGTTTTTGGTATGATAAAGAATAGAAGggcatttcttttgttttcagcCGCCGCCAAAAGACTACACATTGAAAGTATTTACAGAACAGCCATTTGTTATGAGTGTGGTTTAGGTGTAGCCAGAAATGCACCAAAGGCGGTTAACTTCCTAACCTTTGCAGCAACCAAAAATCATCCGGCTGCAATGTATAAACTGGGAGTGTATTCTTATCATGGTTTGATGGGCCTTCCTGATGATATTCTAACGAAAATGGATGGTTATAGATGGTTACGAAGGGCTACATCCATAGCCAACAGCTTGATTTGTGGTGCTCCTTTTGAGTTAGccaatatatatatgacaGGATTCAATGATCTTATTATTTCAGATCCAGATTATGCCATGACACTGTACAAGAAGGCAGCAATCTTAGGTCATGCTGAATCGACAAGACTGCTAGCAGAAGCTCGTAAAAATGGAGGGTTAGTTCTGCAAGAGAGTCCTGAATCAACACAAAAGTATTGTGAGCCCTCGAATGAAGTTGTGGCGTCCAGAAAGCTGATTTAA
- the UBP9 gene encoding putative ubiquitin-specific protease UBP9 (similar to Saccharomyces cerevisiae UBP13 (YBL067C) and UBP9 (YER098W); ancestral locus Anc_7.390), translating to MIKRWLSVNRKKSQSEKNTQSNDEVSREAISLRETRNSRAPSIGKPSSTKSSTSSLPSNLKSHERRSRNSSQTDNLAEHKQHHHHNYSKANTADIEEHDSLGTYEDRALNTESSILFTTISDLMPYGDGSNKVFGYENFGNTCYCNSVLQCLYNIPEFRCNILQYPEKPATNRIRKSDLKGSKARIFTNESFETSVNGGNTKCESNDNEDTCNNHHPVQSDQDNSSSSTQEKQNNFEKKRNSFMSFGKSKSSNKDFTKKDDNNDMERLQPVHTVVMASDTLTEKLHEGCKKILVGRSLVKEGDSFSKASAINCQANSPRQINISGGKTELAGDDDKDNSESCNNIVIDSNYNKENAFPTSEQRKKAALIRGPILNLDHLLYPTEEATLYNGLKDIFESITENLSLTGIVSPTEFVKILKKENVLFNTMMQQDAHEFLNFLLNDFSEYIECHDPRVNFGPQKNINNISNNFITDLFKGTLTNRIKCLTCDNITSRDEPFLDFPIEVQGDDDTDIQRILKSYHQREMLNGINKFYCNKCYGLQEAERIVGLKQLPYILSLHLKRFKYSEEQKSNIKLFNKILYPLTLDVSSTFDTSVSKKYELSGVVIHMGSGPQHGHYVCICKNEKFGWLLYDDETVESIREETVLQFTGHPGDQTTAYVLFYKESQVNNRTEKIDASNQCQRNADNNIEQLIKCDDWLRNRTLKAAGNIERKITLRDIPETKATETKKIANDKRHGKQKRKSRILSFIK from the coding sequence ATGATAAAAAGATGGCTATCTGTGAATAGGAAAAAGTCACAgtcagaaaaaaatacgcAGAGCAATGACGAAGTTAGTCGGGAAGCAATTAGTTTGAGAGAGACCAGAAACTCTAGAGCTCCATCCATAGGGAAACCATCCAGTACTAAAAGTAGCACGTCAAGTCTACCTTCTAATCTCAAAAGCcatgaaagaagaagcagaaaCAGCAGTCAAACGGATAACCTCGCAGAGCACAAACAACATCACCACCATAACTATAGTAAGGCAAACACTGCAGATATAGAAGAACACGATTCTCTCGGCACATATGAAGATCGAGCGTTGAATACAGAGTCAtctattctttttactaCCATTTCGGATTTGATGCCTTATGGAGACGGTTCCAACAAGGTATTTGgatatgaaaattttggaaatacTTGTTATTGCAACTCTGTCTTACAATGCCTTTATAATATTCCGGAATTTAGGTGCAATATTTTACAGTATCCAGAAAAACCTGCAACAAATAGAATACGCAAAAGCGACTTGAAAGGTTCAAAAGCAAGGATATTTACTAatgaaagttttgaaacGTCTGTAAATGGGGGGAATACAAAGTGCGAAagtaatgataatgaagataCATGCAACAATCACCACCCTGTGCAAAGCGATCAagataactcatcttcttccacTCAGGAAAAACagaataattttgaaaagaaaaggaattcATTCATGAGTTTTGGCAAGAGTAAATCAAGCAATAAAGATTTCACAAAGAAAGATGATAACAATGATATGGAACGACTTCAGCCTGTTCATACAGTGGTTATGGCTTCTGACACATTAACAGAAAAGCTTCACGAAGGttgtaaaaaaattcttgttgGAAGATCACTCGTAAAGGAGGGCgattccttttcaaaagcttcTGCTATAAACTGCCAAGCAAACTCTCCTCGTCAAATAAACATATCAGGCGGTAAAACTGAATTAGcaggtgatgatgataaagataACTCTGAGAGCTGTAATAATATTGTCATAGATTCCAAttataataaagaaaacgCGTTTCCAACTAGTgagcaaagaaaaaaggcCGCTCTAATTAGGGGCCCTATTCTTAACCTTGATCATTTACTTTACCCAACTGAGGAAGCTACACTCTATAATGGACTAAAGGATATATTTGAATCTATAACCGAAAACTTGTCACTAACAGGGATTGTTTCACCCACAGAGTTCGTCAAGatcttgaagaaagagaatgTTCTGTTCAATACTATGATGCAACAAGATGCTCATGAGTTcttaaattttttgttaaacGATTTTAGTGAATATATTGAATGCCATGATCCGAGAGTGAACTTCGGACctcaaaagaatattaacAACATCAGTAACAACTTTATAACGGATTTATTCAAAGGTACACTAACAAATAGGATCAAATGTTTAACTTGTGATAATATCACCTCAAGAGACGAGCCATTCTTAGATTTTCCTATAGAGGTGCAAGGCGATGACGATACAGATATCCAGAGGATCTTGAAAAGCTATCATCAACGTGAGATGTTGAATGGGATTAACAAATTTTACTGCAACAAATGTTATGGTTTACAAGAGGCGGAGCGTATAGTCGGCTTGAAACAACTCCCTTATATTTTGTCACtgcatttgaaaagattcaaGTATTCAGAAGAGCAGAAGTCAAACATCAAACTTTTCAACAAGATACTTTATCCATTGACTTTAGATGTTTCTTCCACCTTTGACACATCAGTAtccaaaaaatatgaacTGAGTGGCGTCGTTATTCATATGGGAAGCGGTCCACAACATGGCCATTACGTATGCATTTGCAAGAATGAGAAGTTTGGGTGGCTTTTGTATGATGATGAGACAGTAGAATCCATAAGAGAAGAAACTGTATTACAGTTCACTGGCCATCCAGGTGACCAAACAACAGCTTATGTTTTATTCTATAAAGAATCTCAGGTTAATAATAGAACTGAGAAAATAGACGCTTCAAATCAATGCCAAAGAAACGCTGATAACAACATTGAACAATTAATCAAATGCGACGATTGGTTAAGAAATCGTACATTGAAGGCGGCAGGGAATATTGAACGTAAAATAACCTTAAGGGATATACCTGAAACAAAGGCCACagaaaccaagaaaattgCAAATGATAAAAGACACggtaaacaaaaaagaaaatcgaGAATATTGAGTTTCATCAAATGA